The DNA region GAGCGCGAGGAGAAGTCGGCCTGATCCGGTAGGGGAGTGCCTTACCCTGCCGGTTTCGACCGTCCGCCCGTACCCTGGCTGTCATGCGCGTCGCCGTCTGCCAGCTGAACTCCCGCGACGACCGGAAGGCGAATCTCGCCGCCGCGGAGGCCTTGATCGATCGCGCGGCCGACGCCGGCGCGGACCTGGTGCTCCTGCCGGAGTATGTCGACTATCTGGGGCCGGGTGCCAAGATGCCGGCGCCGGAACCGGTCGGCGGCGAGGTGGGTCAGTTCTTCGCCGACGTCGCCCGTCGACGGGGCATCTGGCTCATCGCCGGCTCCTTCCACGAGGCCGGCCCCGACCCCGAGCACACCTGGAACACCACCCTCGTCTTCGACCGCGCCGGCACTCTCGCCGCCAGCTACCGCAAGATCCACCTGTACGACGTGGAGATCCCCGGTCGGGTCTCGTACCAGGAGTCGGCTTCGGTGGCCCCGGGCGACCAGTCCGTGGTGGTGGAGGTCGAAGGGCTGCGGGTGGGGCTGTCGATCTGTTACGACCTGCGCTTCCCCGAGCTCTACCGGCAACTCGCCACCGAGGGTGGTGCTCATCTGCTCGTGGTCCCGGCGGCCTTCATGATGCACACCGGGCGTGACCACTGGGAGGTCCTGCTGCGCGCCCGAGCGATCGAGAACCAGTGCTTCGTCGCGGCTGCCGGACAGACCGGGGACCACGAGCCGGGCCGGACCTGTTACGGGCGCAGCATGGTGATCGACCCCTGGGGGACGGTGTTGTCCCAGGTGCCGGACGGCCCCGGGTTCGCCATCGCTGAGGTGGACATCGACCGGCTGGCCCGCATCCGAGCAGAACTGCCCAGCCTGGCAAACCGCCGGCTCTGAGCGCGACTATCCCTGCAGCAGTA from Micromonospora sp. NBC_01739 includes:
- a CDS encoding carbon-nitrogen hydrolase family protein — translated: MRVAVCQLNSRDDRKANLAAAEALIDRAADAGADLVLLPEYVDYLGPGAKMPAPEPVGGEVGQFFADVARRRGIWLIAGSFHEAGPDPEHTWNTTLVFDRAGTLAASYRKIHLYDVEIPGRVSYQESASVAPGDQSVVVEVEGLRVGLSICYDLRFPELYRQLATEGGAHLLVVPAAFMMHTGRDHWEVLLRARAIENQCFVAAAGQTGDHEPGRTCYGRSMVIDPWGTVLSQVPDGPGFAIAEVDIDRLARIRAELPSLANRRL